A stretch of DNA from Serinibacter arcticus:
TCACGTAGCCGTCCTCGGACGACCTCTCCCACGACTCGCGGGGCGCGAGGCCGCCGTTCGGGTCGGCGCGCGGAGCCAGCCAGATGCGGCGGTGTCGCCCCGCGTCGTCCCACGCGTTGAGCTGGGAGTCGTGCCTGTGCTCCCCAGGGCGTCGGACGTCGGGCGCGGGCGCGCGCGGCCCGCGCGCCAGCTCGTCGGCCGTGAGCCACACCAGGGCGTGCTCGGCGTCCAGGACGTCGGTGCGGCGACGCAGCATCGGGTGGTCCTCCGCCCGCGCGAGGTCGGCGAGGAACGGATCATCGGAGCCGGGGTCGGCCTGCACCTGCTCGGTGGGCATCGACTCCCCGCTCGAGGCGAAGTAGGCCAGGCCGGGGTGCTCGCTGCCCGCCCGCTGGAACTCCGCGGGGAGCCAGAGCGTCAGCGCGTGCATCATCGGCAGCCCGGTCACGCCGTTGCGGGGCCAGTGCTTCCACGCGAGGGCGGGGCCGAACCCGCCGCTCCAGCCGTGGTGCGGTTCCTGCGGGACCGGGCCCACGCGCGTGCGGGGGCGTGCGGGATCGGTGGCGACGCCGTCGTCGATCTCGAAGTGCAGGTTCCACGAGGGGGATGTCGGAGTGGGCACGCGGCGACGATAGCGCCGCGGCGACGCTGTGAGGCCTGCCACCAACGGTCGACCGGTCGATAACGATTCGGTTACGGTAGCGCGCGGGCCGCCCCGGACGGCAGGCCCTCAGCCAGCCGGAGGCTCGCCGCGGTGGAACCCACCCCCGCGACCCCGGGACGCGCCTGCCCAGGAGCTCCATGACCGACCCCACCACGCCCGAGACGCCCGACGCCGAGGACACCGCCGTCGTCGCCCCCGTCGCCGAGACCGCGACGGAGCGCACCGACGAGCTGGCGCAGGCCCGCGACGACGGCCCCGAGCACGAGGCGCCGCTCGCCGGCGCCGCGGAGGAGACCCGGCCCCGCCGGCCCCGCCGCGTGCTGGTCGGCAGCCTGGTGGCCGCGCTCGTCGTCGTGCTGGGGACAGGTGGGGCGGTCGCCGCCCACGCCCACAAGGTCGTCACCCTCGACGTCGACGGCGAGGCTGTCGCCTCGAGCTCGTTCCGCGGCAGCGTCGCCGGCTTCCTCGTGGAGAACGACATCACGCTCGGCGAGCACGACGAGGTCGTCCCCTCCCTCGACTCCCCGCTCCGCGAGGGTGAGGGCGTGAGCGTCCTGCGGGCGGTGCCGGTCGACATCGTCATGGACGGCCAGCAGGACGTGCTGTGGACGACGGCGGACGACGCCGGTGCCGCGCTCGCCGCGTTCAACCTCGAGGGGCGCGACGTCCAGATGGCCGTCTCGCGGTCGACCGGTCGCACCGAGATGGACCTGCCGCTGGGCGAGAACACGCGCCTGACCGTCGACGGCGGCACGCAGGAGCTCGAGCTCGACCCCGGCACCACGCTGCACGAGGCCCTCGAGGGCCTCGGCCTCACGCTCGCCGACCTCGACGAGATCACGGTCTCGAGCGAGGCGGACGGCACCTCCGTCGTGACGATCGTCCGCGTCGTCGTCGCCGAGCGCGTCGAGAACGAGGCCGTGCCCTTCACCAGCCGGGAGGAGGAGGACTCCACGCTCCTCGTCGGCACCACGACGGTCACCACCGAGGGGGTCGACGGCAACATCGAGCGCCGCTACGCCGTCACCACGCGCGACGGCGTCGAGATCTCCGCCGACCTCACCAGCGAGGCGACCACCGTCGCCATGGTCGAGAAGGTCACCGCCGTCGGCACGAAGCCCAAGCCCAAGCCCGTCGCGGCGACGCCGCGGGCCAGCGCCGGCGGGAGCTCGTCCTCGGGCTCCGGCAGCGCCCCCGCCCCGGCCGAGCCGGC
This window harbors:
- a CDS encoding resuscitation-promoting factor; translation: MTDPTTPETPDAEDTAVVAPVAETATERTDELAQARDDGPEHEAPLAGAAEETRPRRPRRVLVGSLVAALVVVLGTGGAVAAHAHKVVTLDVDGEAVASSSFRGSVAGFLVENDITLGEHDEVVPSLDSPLREGEGVSVLRAVPVDIVMDGQQDVLWTTADDAGAALAAFNLEGRDVQMAVSRSTGRTEMDLPLGENTRLTVDGGTQELELDPGTTLHEALEGLGLTLADLDEITVSSEADGTSVVTIVRVVVAERVENEAVPFTSREEEDSTLLVGTTTVTTEGVDGNIERRYAVTTRDGVEISADLTSEATTVAMVEKVTAVGTKPKPKPVAATPRASAGGSSSSGSGSAPAPAEPAAPVASGDVWGQLAKCESGGNASIVSSNGKYHGLYQFTVSTWQSVGGSGLPSQASASEQTERAQALQARSGWGQWPACARKLGLL